The Ptiloglossa arizonensis isolate GNS036 chromosome 9, iyPtiAriz1_principal, whole genome shotgun sequence nucleotide sequence TAATGTTAtcacgagtttatgctttcatccTGAGACCACTCAACTTGCATCGAGTAGTTTGGACAAAACTATAATATTATGGAATCTTAAGGAATCTGTAAGAGCTTACAGATTTCTAGGACATAAGGATGTTATTAATAGTGTTACTTATGCACCATCTGGGGAAGTCATAGCTAGTGCTTCTAGAGATAGGTCTGTCAGAATTTGGGTCCCCAAAGTGACAGGTCAATGTTTAGACTTTAAAGCACATGCAGGAGCTGTCAGATCAGTAGAATTTAGTCCAGATGGAGAAAAGGTACCAGTATTTTAGATGAGGGtaaagtaaattatttattaatttgaaaACTTTAAATTATCTAAATTTATGTATACAATGATATATAGTTACTTACTGCATCAGATGATAAAAGCATTAAATTATGGATGGTATGTCAAAGAAAGTTTCTGATGTCATTTGTAAATCATACAAGTTGGGTCAGATGTGCAAAATTTTCTTTAGATGGTAGGCTTATCGTTTCCTGTAGTGAtgacaaaacaataaaattatgGGACGTTATTAGTggacaatgtattaaaacttttAATGATGTAAaaggtattaaatatatatccgcataacattttttgtattttcacaAGAATGACTTAATAGAAACTAACatataaaacaaataattttattagcTTATAATACATATGTGGAATTTCATCCAAGTGGCTCGGTTATTGGATCTGCAAATATGTCTGGTAGTGTAAAATTATATGATCTGCGTTCTACTTCCTTGTATCAACATTATGCAACTCATAAAGGACCTGTTAATATGGTAAAATTCCATCCTAGAGGAAACTTTATGTTAACTGCTTCCAGTGATTCCACAATGAAGGtagattatattatttttatattttatatatttgtctgcattaagtatatttaaaatgatGAAACAGGTTTTAGATTTATTAGAGGGTCGTCCAATTTATACACTTAAAGGACATGCAAATGGTACAAGTGTGACATCAATAACATTCTCTTCTAATGGAGAATTTTTTGCTTCTGGTGGAGCAGATCGTCAATTATTAATGTGGAAAACTAATTTTGATAAAGATGATATTGGTTATAAAATTCCTcaacaatatattaaaaaaacaatATCTAACACTGAAGatgaaaaattacataaaattgatacatttctggaaaaggagaaagaagaagTAATGAGTATCATATGATTTTAtccttaaccctttgcggacgagcgccgcatatatgcgttttacgCAAATCATCAAATTGGCCGAAGAACTCATATATGCGTTTGGCGAAAACAGTTGATAGAGCCGAGAAACGCATATATGTGTTCCACCTAAATGCATGTCGATGGCCGAGGTTAAGCAGAAATATGTGCTGGCAATTTTAAATGACTATCGCGGCAGGAGCTCGGCACCACGGTACGGTTCACTTTGAACCGTCCCGTCCGCGAAGGGTTAATACAGAAtctgtataaaattaattttacatataacttacatttttctattattttagttATTACATACAAAATTTGATAATatgaatttacaaaataatgaaTGTCGTTGTAAAGTACCTGATCTTAAAGGTTTGAAAGAAAGTGCAAAACAAAAAACAATCAATGAAAAAGTTCAAAGACCCATTGAAAAAGACTGTACTGCAAATATGTTGTATTTATCCAAAGACTGCTCTGATCCACAATCTTCCACACATTCATGTAACATAGTAGATGCACTTAATGAACAAGTACAGTCATTACGTGATGTTGTTACTGTTTTAGAACAGCGCTTAACAGTGTTAGAAGAAGAATTAAGgaaataaatgtttctattttatatatGAGATTGagtgattattttatttctgtaagTGAATACTAAATATTTTAAGATGTAAATTTAAAATGCAGTTCATATTAAGATAAAAAAAGtactaaattcaattttttctatagtttcatagaaatattgtaattttaaatcattttttgtataatttgaaGTCTTTAAATCCTTATACACAAAGCACCATTTTATTCAATgatcttatttaaataaaatattaagtttTCAAAAATAGTTATTAGATacatattacatttatttttttactcCCAAAAATTGACACGGTTTTCCAGTTTTCCTAATGACTTGTAATACTTCGTCAGAAGTAAGTGTGCACGATACAAATACCTTCTTTTCTTCTAAATCAATTTGTACATTTGTAACACCTACAAATGAATTTAAGTAGGAttataatacataaattttcaaggacaaatatttttcagacATTTGAGATATTGCATGCAATGTAGTCACATAATTTGTAATTAACTATCATATTTACATAACtgaaattaaaatgtataattcTATTTCAAACTGAAATAAAACTTATATTAATTGCTcattaatattgtaaaaatattgtctATAGATTAATGATTGATCAGTACCTTCCTTTTTATTAAGTACATTTGTTACAGCATTTGCGCAGCCTTCACACATCATTTCTACATTGAATTCGTAAAccttaaatttgtattatttagttCATATTTT carries:
- the Poc1 gene encoding proteome of centrioles 1, yielding MIETAYDPTIEKHFKGHDNVITSLCFHPETTQLASSSLDKTIILWNLKESVRAYRFLGHKDVINSVTYAPSGEVIASASRDRSVRIWVPKVTGQCLDFKAHAGAVRSVEFSPDGEKLLTASDDKSIKLWMVCQRKFLMSFVNHTSWVRCAKFSLDGRLIVSCSDDKTIKLWDVISGQCIKTFNDVKAYNTYVEFHPSGSVIGSANMSGSVKLYDLRSTSLYQHYATHKGPVNMVKFHPRGNFMLTASSDSTMKVLDLLEGRPIYTLKGHANGTSVTSITFSSNGEFFASGGADRQLLMWKTNFDKDDIGYKIPQQYIKKTISNTEDEKLHKIDTFLEKEKEELLHTKFDNMNLQNNECRCKVPDLKGLKESAKQKTINEKVQRPIEKDCTANMLYLSKDCSDPQSSTHSCNIVDALNEQVQSLRDVVTVLEQRLTVLEEELRK
- the Atox1 gene encoding antioxidant 1 copper chaperone isoform X2, which gives rise to MMCEGCANAVTNVLNKKEGVTNVQIDLEEKKVFVSCTLTSDEVLQVIRKTGKPCQFLGVKK
- the Atox1 gene encoding antioxidant 1 copper chaperone isoform X1; this encodes MASQVYEFNVEMMCEGCANAVTNVLNKKEGVTNVQIDLEEKKVFVSCTLTSDEVLQVIRKTGKPCQFLGVKK